A window of Cryptomeria japonica chromosome 3, Sugi_1.0, whole genome shotgun sequence contains these coding sequences:
- the LOC131874516 gene encoding uncharacterized protein LOC131874516, with translation MDMQESMWQDTLTPFVEETILQVNKWGFSLADLQVRKKQMKGIKSWFHSLFNEVHEEWEGFLGPIHIWQGMDDRIVPYPLNDYAKRMVPGAILHKLIGEGHFSYFYFCDECHREIFITLFGIPRGTLSIDPDPEIAHGSESAEDGEL, from the exons ATGGACATGCAAGAGTCAATGTGGCAAGATACCTTGACACCATTTGTTGAGGAAACCATTTTACAAGTTAACAAATGGGGATTTAGCCTTGCAGATTTACAAGTAAGGAAAAAACAGATGAAGGGAATCAAATCATGGTTTCATTCACTGTTTAATGAAGTTCATGAAGAGTGGGAGGGATTTCTTGGACCAATACATATTTGGCAG GGCATGGATGACCGGATCGTACCCTACCCCTTAAATGATTATGCAAAACGTATGGTACCTGGTGCCATTCTTCATAAGCTGATTGGTGAAGgtcatttttcatatttttatttttgtgatgAATGCCATAGAGAAATATTTATTACGCTCTTTGGAATTCCGAGAGGCACATTGTCCATTGATCCTGATCCAGAGATAGCCCATGGTTCAGAGTCAGCTGAAGACGGAGAGTTGTAA